In a single window of the Rhineura floridana isolate rRhiFlo1 chromosome 3, rRhiFlo1.hap2, whole genome shotgun sequence genome:
- the LOC133381539 gene encoding zinc finger protein OZF-like isoform X3: MPERVSCKGGAFRKMMDRPPHWDPGSLEEFSVNFTEEEWALLNPDQKSLYKEITEEICYKTHFKVHTGEKPYKCSECGKCFCQSSTLITHKRIHTGEKPHKCLECGKSFCQKKSLTIHQRSHTGEKPYKCLECGNNFSQKRNLSIHQRIHTGEKPHKCLECGKSFRHSCNLITHQKIHTGKKSYKCFECGKSFIQKPSLTRHQRIHTGEKPHKCMECGKSFRHRCNLITHQRIHTGKKPYKCLECGKSFCQKTSLTTHQKLHTGWKPHKCLECGKCFIQGAYLILHQRFHTGEKPYKCLQCGKSFCQKADLTNHQKIHTGEKLYKCLECGKSFCQKTTLTAHQRIHTGEKPHRCLECGKSFTEKGSLTRHQRIHTGEKPYKCLECGKSFHRKGSLTSHQRIHTGGTPHTCLECGKSFTEMGSLTTHQRIHTGEKLHQCLLCGRGFSQKTDLTKHQRIHTGEEPHVCLECGKSFTEKGTLTVHQQIHTGREPHKCLQCGKSFCLRTNLTTHQRIHMAEKLHKCLECGRSFSQETELTSHQRIHTGGNACIRAEEEQGHFDVLLPFPDLITFCASLRP, encoded by the exons ATGCCAGAGAGAGTCTCCTGCAAAGGGGGAGCGTTCAGGAAAATGATGGACAGGCCACCTCACTGG GATCCAGGGTCCCTTGAGGAGTTTTCTGTGAATTTCACTGAGGAGGAATGGGCTCTGCTGAATCCTGACCAAAAATCACTGTACAAAGAAATCACAGAGGAGATTTGTTACAAAACACATTTCAaagtccacacaggagagaaaccatacaaatgctcGGAGTGTGGAAAATGCTTTTGTCAAAGTTCTACCCTTATTACCCATAAAAGAATCCATACGGGggagaaaccacataaatgcttggagtgtggaaagagcttttgtCAAAAGAAAAGTCTCACCATTCaccaaagaagtcacacaggggagaaaccgtataaatgcttggagtgtggaaacaaCTTCTCTCAGAAGAGAAATCTCTCtattcatcaaagaattcacacaggggagaaaccacataagtgtttggagtgtggaaaaagctttcgTCACAGTTGTAACCTTATTACTCACCAAAAGATACATACAGGGAAGAAATcatataaatgctttgaatgtgggaagagcttcataCAGAAGCCAAGTCTTACtcgtcatcaaagaattcacacaggggagaaaccacacaaatgcatggagtgtggaaagagctttcgcCACAGGTGTAACCTTATTACTCATCAAAGGATCCATACAgggaagaaaccatataaatgcttggaatgtggaaagagcttctgtcagaagACATCTCTCACTACTCATCAAAAACTTCACACAGGGTGGAAaccacataaatgcttggagtgtggaaaatgcTTCATTCAGGGGGCTTACCTTATTTTACATCAAAgatttcatacaggggagaaaccgtataaatgcttacaatgtggaaagagcttttgtCAGAAAGCAGATCTCACTAATCATCAaaaaattcacacaggggagaaactttataaatgcttggaatgtggaaagagcttctgtcagaagACAACTCTCActgctcatcaaagaattcatacaggggagaaaccacataggtgcttggagtgtggaaagagctttacggAGAAGGGAAGTCTCACtcgtcatcaaagaattcacacaggagagaagccatataaatgcttggaatgtggaaagagcttccatcgCAAGGGAAGTCTTACtagtcatcaaagaattcacacaggagggACACctcatacatgcttggagtgtggaaagagcttcaccgaAATGGGAAGTCTCactactcatcaaagaattcacactggagagaaactGCATCAATGCTTGCTATGTGGAAGGGGCTTCTCTCAGAAAACAGATCtgactaaacatcaaagaattcacactggggaggagCCTCAcgtatgcttggagtgtggaaagagcttcacagaGAAGGGAACTCTCACTGTCCATCAACAAATTCACACAGGGAGGGAACCACATAAATGTTtgcaatgtggaaagagcttctgtctcAGGACAAATCTCactactcatcaaagaattcacatggCGGAGAAActgcataaatgcttggagtgtggaaggagCTTCTCTCAGGAAACAGAACTGACtagtcatcaaagaattcacacaggggggAATGCATGCATAAGAGCGGAGGAGGAACAGGGTCACTTTGATGTTCTGCTCCCCTTCCCTGATTTAATCACCTTTTGTGCTTCGCTGAGACCTTGA
- the LOC133381539 gene encoding zinc finger protein 260-like isoform X2, producing MEDQDSVGPEAGRGLDIIRTGSPEVFWERKVQKILDKKETVSSDVHRQCFRQLCYQEAKGPREVCRQLHSLCRQWLRPDQYTKNEILDLVILEQFLAVLPSEVESWVRECRVETTSQAVALAEGFLLSWAEDEKQAEQQGKGLFAKVGTDFLQSQKAPVDARESLLQRGSVQENDGQATSLEKMSTRPPRSSLLCARGEANAVELDQDPGSLEEFSVNFTEEEWALLNPDQKSLYKEITEEICYKTHFKVHTGEKPYKCSECGKCFCQSSTLITHKRIHTGEKPHKCLECGKSFCQKKSLTIHQRSHTGEKPYKCLECGNNFSQKRNLSIHQRIHTGEKPHKCLECGKSFRHSCNLITHQKIHTGKKSYKCFECGKSFIQKPSLTRHQRIHTGEKPHKCMECGKSFRHRCNLITHQRIHTGKKPYKCLECGKSFCQKTSLTTHQKLHTGWKPHKCLECGKCFIQGAYLILHQRFHTGEKPYKCLQCGKSFCQKADLTNHQKIHTGEKLYKCLECGKSFCQKTTLTAHQRIHTGEKPHRCLECGKSFTEKGSLTRHQRIHTGEKPYKCLECGKSFHRKGSLTSHQRIHTGGTPHTCLECGKSFTEMGSLTTHQRIHTGEKLHQCLLCGRGFSQKTDLTKHQRIHTGEEPHVCLECGKSFTEKGTLTVHQQIHTGREPHKCLQCGKSFCLRTNLTTHQRIHMAEKLHKCLECGRSFSQETELTSHQRIHTGGNACIRAEEEQGHFDVLLPFPDLITFCASLRP from the exons ATGGAAGACCAAGACTCAGTTGGTCCGGAAGCAGGAAGAGGTCTGGATATCATCCGGACTGGCAGTCCTGAAGTATTCTGGGAAAGAAAAGTACAGAAGATCCTGGATAAGAAGGAGACAGTTAGCTCAGACGTACATCGCCAGTGTTTCAGGCAGCTCTGCTACCAGGAGGCCAAAGGGCCCCGAGAAGTTTGCAGGCAACTCCACAGTCTCTGCCGTCAGTGGCTGAGACCAGATCAATACACGAAAAATGAGATcttggacctggtgatcctggagcagttcctggctgtccttccATCAGAGGTGGAGAGCTGGGTGAGAGAATGTAGAGTGGAGACcacttcccaggcggtggccctggctgaAGGTTTTCTCCTGAGCTGGGCAGAGGACGAGAAGCAGGCGgagcagcag GGAAAAGGTCTATTTGCCAAAGTGGGCACTGATTTCCTGCAGTCACAGAAGGCTCCAGTGGATGCCAGAGAGAGTCTCCTGCAAAGGGGGAGCGTTCAGGAAAATGATGGACAGGCCACCTCACTGG AAAAGATGTCAACAAGACCTCCTCGGTCATCTCTTCTTTGTGCCAGAGGGGAAGCAAATGCTGTGGAACTGGATCAG GATCCAGGGTCCCTTGAGGAGTTTTCTGTGAATTTCACTGAGGAGGAATGGGCTCTGCTGAATCCTGACCAAAAATCACTGTACAAAGAAATCACAGAGGAGATTTGTTACAAAACACATTTCAaagtccacacaggagagaaaccatacaaatgctcGGAGTGTGGAAAATGCTTTTGTCAAAGTTCTACCCTTATTACCCATAAAAGAATCCATACGGGggagaaaccacataaatgcttggagtgtggaaagagcttttgtCAAAAGAAAAGTCTCACCATTCaccaaagaagtcacacaggggagaaaccgtataaatgcttggagtgtggaaacaaCTTCTCTCAGAAGAGAAATCTCTCtattcatcaaagaattcacacaggggagaaaccacataagtgtttggagtgtggaaaaagctttcgTCACAGTTGTAACCTTATTACTCACCAAAAGATACATACAGGGAAGAAATcatataaatgctttgaatgtgggaagagcttcataCAGAAGCCAAGTCTTACtcgtcatcaaagaattcacacaggggagaaaccacacaaatgcatggagtgtggaaagagctttcgcCACAGGTGTAACCTTATTACTCATCAAAGGATCCATACAgggaagaaaccatataaatgcttggaatgtggaaagagcttctgtcagaagACATCTCTCACTACTCATCAAAAACTTCACACAGGGTGGAAaccacataaatgcttggagtgtggaaaatgcTTCATTCAGGGGGCTTACCTTATTTTACATCAAAgatttcatacaggggagaaaccgtataaatgcttacaatgtggaaagagcttttgtCAGAAAGCAGATCTCACTAATCATCAaaaaattcacacaggggagaaactttataaatgcttggaatgtggaaagagcttctgtcagaagACAACTCTCActgctcatcaaagaattcatacaggggagaaaccacataggtgcttggagtgtggaaagagctttacggAGAAGGGAAGTCTCACtcgtcatcaaagaattcacacaggagagaagccatataaatgcttggaatgtggaaagagcttccatcgCAAGGGAAGTCTTACtagtcatcaaagaattcacacaggagggACACctcatacatgcttggagtgtggaaagagcttcaccgaAATGGGAAGTCTCactactcatcaaagaattcacactggagagaaactGCATCAATGCTTGCTATGTGGAAGGGGCTTCTCTCAGAAAACAGATCtgactaaacatcaaagaattcacactggggaggagCCTCAcgtatgcttggagtgtggaaagagcttcacagaGAAGGGAACTCTCACTGTCCATCAACAAATTCACACAGGGAGGGAACCACATAAATGTTtgcaatgtggaaagagcttctgtctcAGGACAAATCTCactactcatcaaagaattcacatggCGGAGAAActgcataaatgcttggagtgtggaaggagCTTCTCTCAGGAAACAGAACTGACtagtcatcaaagaattcacacaggggggAATGCATGCATAAGAGCGGAGGAGGAACAGGGTCACTTTGATGTTCTGCTCCCCTTCCCTGATTTAATCACCTTTTGTGCTTCGCTGAGACCTTGA
- the LOC133381539 gene encoding zinc finger protein 260-like isoform X1 encodes MEDQDSVGPEAGRGLDIIRTGSPEVFWERKVQKILDKKETVSSDVHRQCFRQLCYQEAKGPREVCRQLHSLCRQWLRPDQYTKNEILDLVILEQFLAVLPSEVESWVRECRVETTSQAVALAEGFLLSWAEDEKQAEQQGKGLFAKVGTDFLQSQKAPVDARESLLQRGSVQENDGQATSLEKMSTRPPRSSLLCARGEANAVELDQVGGQDPGSLEEFSVNFTEEEWALLNPDQKSLYKEITEEICYKTHFKVHTGEKPYKCSECGKCFCQSSTLITHKRIHTGEKPHKCLECGKSFCQKKSLTIHQRSHTGEKPYKCLECGNNFSQKRNLSIHQRIHTGEKPHKCLECGKSFRHSCNLITHQKIHTGKKSYKCFECGKSFIQKPSLTRHQRIHTGEKPHKCMECGKSFRHRCNLITHQRIHTGKKPYKCLECGKSFCQKTSLTTHQKLHTGWKPHKCLECGKCFIQGAYLILHQRFHTGEKPYKCLQCGKSFCQKADLTNHQKIHTGEKLYKCLECGKSFCQKTTLTAHQRIHTGEKPHRCLECGKSFTEKGSLTRHQRIHTGEKPYKCLECGKSFHRKGSLTSHQRIHTGGTPHTCLECGKSFTEMGSLTTHQRIHTGEKLHQCLLCGRGFSQKTDLTKHQRIHTGEEPHVCLECGKSFTEKGTLTVHQQIHTGREPHKCLQCGKSFCLRTNLTTHQRIHMAEKLHKCLECGRSFSQETELTSHQRIHTGGNACIRAEEEQGHFDVLLPFPDLITFCASLRP; translated from the exons ATGGAAGACCAAGACTCAGTTGGTCCGGAAGCAGGAAGAGGTCTGGATATCATCCGGACTGGCAGTCCTGAAGTATTCTGGGAAAGAAAAGTACAGAAGATCCTGGATAAGAAGGAGACAGTTAGCTCAGACGTACATCGCCAGTGTTTCAGGCAGCTCTGCTACCAGGAGGCCAAAGGGCCCCGAGAAGTTTGCAGGCAACTCCACAGTCTCTGCCGTCAGTGGCTGAGACCAGATCAATACACGAAAAATGAGATcttggacctggtgatcctggagcagttcctggctgtccttccATCAGAGGTGGAGAGCTGGGTGAGAGAATGTAGAGTGGAGACcacttcccaggcggtggccctggctgaAGGTTTTCTCCTGAGCTGGGCAGAGGACGAGAAGCAGGCGgagcagcag GGAAAAGGTCTATTTGCCAAAGTGGGCACTGATTTCCTGCAGTCACAGAAGGCTCCAGTGGATGCCAGAGAGAGTCTCCTGCAAAGGGGGAGCGTTCAGGAAAATGATGGACAGGCCACCTCACTGG AAAAGATGTCAACAAGACCTCCTCGGTCATCTCTTCTTTGTGCCAGAGGGGAAGCAAATGCTGTGGAACTGGATCAGGTAGGGGGACAG GATCCAGGGTCCCTTGAGGAGTTTTCTGTGAATTTCACTGAGGAGGAATGGGCTCTGCTGAATCCTGACCAAAAATCACTGTACAAAGAAATCACAGAGGAGATTTGTTACAAAACACATTTCAaagtccacacaggagagaaaccatacaaatgctcGGAGTGTGGAAAATGCTTTTGTCAAAGTTCTACCCTTATTACCCATAAAAGAATCCATACGGGggagaaaccacataaatgcttggagtgtggaaagagcttttgtCAAAAGAAAAGTCTCACCATTCaccaaagaagtcacacaggggagaaaccgtataaatgcttggagtgtggaaacaaCTTCTCTCAGAAGAGAAATCTCTCtattcatcaaagaattcacacaggggagaaaccacataagtgtttggagtgtggaaaaagctttcgTCACAGTTGTAACCTTATTACTCACCAAAAGATACATACAGGGAAGAAATcatataaatgctttgaatgtgggaagagcttcataCAGAAGCCAAGTCTTACtcgtcatcaaagaattcacacaggggagaaaccacacaaatgcatggagtgtggaaagagctttcgcCACAGGTGTAACCTTATTACTCATCAAAGGATCCATACAgggaagaaaccatataaatgcttggaatgtggaaagagcttctgtcagaagACATCTCTCACTACTCATCAAAAACTTCACACAGGGTGGAAaccacataaatgcttggagtgtggaaaatgcTTCATTCAGGGGGCTTACCTTATTTTACATCAAAgatttcatacaggggagaaaccgtataaatgcttacaatgtggaaagagcttttgtCAGAAAGCAGATCTCACTAATCATCAaaaaattcacacaggggagaaactttataaatgcttggaatgtggaaagagcttctgtcagaagACAACTCTCActgctcatcaaagaattcatacaggggagaaaccacataggtgcttggagtgtggaaagagctttacggAGAAGGGAAGTCTCACtcgtcatcaaagaattcacacaggagagaagccatataaatgcttggaatgtggaaagagcttccatcgCAAGGGAAGTCTTACtagtcatcaaagaattcacacaggagggACACctcatacatgcttggagtgtggaaagagcttcaccgaAATGGGAAGTCTCactactcatcaaagaattcacactggagagaaactGCATCAATGCTTGCTATGTGGAAGGGGCTTCTCTCAGAAAACAGATCtgactaaacatcaaagaattcacactggggaggagCCTCAcgtatgcttggagtgtggaaagagcttcacagaGAAGGGAACTCTCACTGTCCATCAACAAATTCACACAGGGAGGGAACCACATAAATGTTtgcaatgtggaaagagcttctgtctcAGGACAAATCTCactactcatcaaagaattcacatggCGGAGAAActgcataaatgcttggagtgtggaaggagCTTCTCTCAGGAAACAGAACTGACtagtcatcaaagaattcacacaggggggAATGCATGCATAAGAGCGGAGGAGGAACAGGGTCACTTTGATGTTCTGCTCCCCTTCCCTGATTTAATCACCTTTTGTGCTTCGCTGAGACCTTGA